A portion of the Acanthopagrus latus isolate v.2019 chromosome 21, fAcaLat1.1, whole genome shotgun sequence genome contains these proteins:
- the LOC119011259 gene encoding C2 calcium-dependent domain-containing protein 4C-like yields the protein MWLLEKLRSSGTQSQPPQTTEAIPVSVYANVLTPDKIPDFFIPPKLICCPPEETLTPEPQHCSKLRPSSSDHAICIQSPRARSSKNPCSPRLFSRMVGDTRNLQKSANRHIIQIESADEPASVDRVSSDVNTNADPQSQTAMSLPYVPKAQTSYGFSTLVESPHTRRKESLFHSDPNSPFTSPNSQRRSQGGTLLAPADPNPYRYFSGGESDTCSSADSSPFNSPLLSRSASLLRSITQQTQAKVTRAKRTLARHSSLSTDDCSSADNSPNMQRRRNRCPPSPAFRGCKSGGSRGASSDVLQREHTINLHKGGTLRLSTHYDPEAARLRVRVLAAEALYDRQTDLKSINCCVALYLKPGKQQKQRSTIIKNSRNPVFNEDFFFDALPKAQVKSLAMKIKVVNKGTSLRRDVLLGEREVLLSELLAGL from the exons ATGTGGCTCCTGGAGAAGCTCCGTAGCAGTGGGACACAATCCCAGCCCCCGCAGACAACAGAGGCCATTCCCGTCTCTGTTTACGCCAACGTCCTCACTCCGGACAAGATCCCAGATTTCTTCATCCCCCCGAAACTGATCTGCTGCCCGCCAGAGGAGACCCTCACCCCCGAGCCTCAGCACTGCTCCAAGCTGcgcccctcctcctctgaccaCGCCATCTGCATCCAGAGCCCCAGAGCACGGAGCAGCAAGAACCCCTGCAGCCCTCGCCTCTTCTCCCGCATGGTGGGCGACACCCGCAACCTCCAGAAGTCGGCCAACCGTCACATCATCCAGATAGAGAGCGCCGACGAGCCGGCGTCTGTGGACAGGGTCAGCTCTGATGTCAACACCAACGCAGACCCTCAGTCACAGACTGCAATGTCTCTGCCCTACGTCCCCAAGGCTCAGACCTCCTACGGGTTCTCCACCCTGGTGGAGTCTCCCCACACCCGACGCAAGGAGAGCCTCTTCCACAGCGACCCCAACAGCCCTTTCACCTCACCCAACTCCCAGAGGCGCTCCCAAGGGGGGACTCTGCTGGCTCCAGCTGACCCCAACCCCTACCGGTACTTCAGCGGCGGAGAGAGCGACACCTGCTCGTCAGCAGACTCGTCCCCGTTTAACTCCCCTCTCCTGTCccgctctgcctccctcctgcGCTCcatcacacagcagacacaggcCAAG GTGACTCGTGCCAAGCGCACCCTGGCACGCCACAGCTCTCTCTCCACTGAtgactgcagctcagcagacaaCAGCCCCAACATGCAGCGCCGCCGCAACCGCTGCCCCCCGTCCCCCGCCTTCAGAGGGTGCAAAAGCGGTGGCTCGCGGGGCGCGTCGTCGGACGTCCTGCAGCGTGAGCATACCATCAACCTCCACAAGGGGGGGACACTGAGGCTGAGCACTCACTACGACCCGGAGGCTGCCCGACTGAGGGTCCGCGTGCTGGCGGCCGAGGCCCTTTACGACAGGCAGACGGATCTTAAGAGCATCAACTGCTGCGTGGCGCTCTACCTGAAACCAGgcaagcagcagaaacagaggagcACCATCATCAAGAACAGCAGGAACCCGGTGTTCAACGAGGACTTCTTTTTCGACGCGCTGCCCAAGGCGCAGGTGAAGAGCCTGGCCATGAAGATAAAGGTAGTGAACAAAGGGACCAGTCTGAGGAGAGACGTGCTTCTAGGCGAGAGGGAGGTGCTGCTCAGTGAGCTGCTCGCAGGCCTCTAG